In Methanomicrobia archaeon, the genomic window GCGTGGAGCGCGAGGCTATGGGGCTGGAGGGCGAGAGCCTTGAGCAGGGGCTCTGCGAGAAATGCGGTAGCTTCTCCAATTACCTCGTGCTCAAAGGCGGGTTAATGGTCTGTGAGACCTGCAAAGAGGAGTTAGAGTTCGAAAGCGAGGAATAGGTACGCAACGCAACTCTCAATCTCGAATACCCGGTCCCGTCACGGAGAATACAGCCTCCGCCTCCGGAAGGTTCGGTGAATCGACCAGTCGTGCGATTCGTTTCTCGCCTTTTGATTTCCGCAGATAAATTCTGAAGGTCGCCGTGTGGCCGACGACATGGCCGCCGATGGGCCGTGTCGGATCGCCGAAGAACGCATCGGGTCGCACCTGCACCTGGTTCGTGATCATCACCACGGCGTTGTTCAGATCGCCGAAGCGTAGCGCGTCATGCAGATGCTTGTTGATCTTCTGCTGCCGATCTGCCAGCGTGCCGCGGCCGACGTATTCACTACGGAAATGCGCGGTCGCCGAATCAATAATGAGCAGTCGTACCGGCTTTTCAGTCTCTTTCAACACTTCCGCGAGCTTTTCCGCCTTACCCACCAGCAGGATCTGATGATTCGAGTTGTAAGCGCGCGCAATGTGGATATGCTGCAGCACCGCTGCGTAATCCAATCCCGCGCCCTCAGCCATATTCTGGAT contains:
- the radA gene encoding DNA repair and recombination protein RadA; amino-acid sequence: MSVLVDLEDLPGVGPAIAEKLRDGGYNSLEAIAVASPAELVSAAEIGEATAAKIINAARDAADIGGFETGDKILERRKEVGKLTTGSKSLDDLLGGGLETRAITEFYGEFGSGKTQIAHQLAVNVQRPPEEGGLNGSVVIIDTENTFRPERIQNMAEGAGLDYAAVLQHIHIARAYNSNHQILLVGKAEKLAEVLKETEKPVRLLIIDSATAHFRSEYVGRGTLADRQQKINKHLHDALRFGDLNNAVVMITNQVQVRPDAFFGDPTRPIGGHVVGHTATFRIYLRKSKGEKRIARLVDSPNLPEAEAVFSVTGPGIRD